From a single Sediminibacterium sp. KACHI17 genomic region:
- a CDS encoding 50S ribosomal protein L25, protein MKTITIEGQLRTEHGKKAARQIRSQENVPGVIYGGAQEINFFAPAKAFKPLVYTSEFQLAEVKVDGKTYKCILKDLQFDKVEDSLIHVDLLELVDNKKVIATLPLKFTGTSVGVKEGGKLVTKMKALKVKAFPKDLKENIAVDITNLELNGNIRVEDVKAENMEILNSPRIPIASVVMTRQLKQEEATAAKEEKKK, encoded by the coding sequence ATGAAAACAATTACAATCGAAGGACAACTGAGGACCGAGCATGGCAAAAAAGCCGCCCGCCAGATTCGCTCTCAGGAAAACGTGCCAGGTGTAATTTACGGGGGTGCACAGGAGATCAATTTCTTTGCTCCTGCAAAGGCTTTCAAGCCTTTGGTTTACACAAGTGAATTCCAACTGGCCGAGGTTAAAGTGGATGGTAAAACCTACAAATGCATTCTGAAAGATCTTCAGTTTGATAAAGTAGAAGATTCATTGATCCATGTTGACCTGTTAGAGCTGGTTGACAACAAAAAAGTAATCGCTACACTTCCTCTGAAATTTACAGGTACTTCTGTAGGTGTGAAAGAGGGTGGTAAATTGGTTACAAAAATGAAAGCCCTGAAAGTGAAGGCTTTCCCTAAGGATCTGAAAGAAAACATCGCAGTAGATATTACCAATCTGGAATTGAATGGTAACATCCGTGTTGAAGATGTAAAAGCAGAGAATATGGAGATTTTGAACTCTCCTCGTATTCCTATCGCTTCAGTTGTAATGACTCGTCAGTTGAAACAAGAAGAAGCAACTGCTGCTAAAGAAGAGAAGAAGAAATAA